Part of the Grimontia kaedaensis genome is shown below.
CGATGCTTATAGTGAATAAGCCTTCAGCAGTTTTGGAACGACAGCTTCGGCGGAGTAATGTTCTTTCACGGTCGAAATCGCATTGAGCTGCCACATCGATCTTTTTTGTGGATCGCTATTACGCCAGTCATGCACAACATCAACCATGGAGGTGACATCGCCTTGTTTGAGCAGCCAACCGTTCTTGTCATGTTCGATAAGCTTATCTAATGCTCCAACGTTGAAGGCAGCAACAGGAATGCCACGAGCCATAGCTTCCAAGGATGACATAGGTAAACCCTCTGCGCGTGAAGGAAGAACCAACAAACCGATACTTGGCCATACTCGGCGCATGTCAGTTTGTGCGCCGTGAAAGACCACATTGGCAGGGGCTGACGTCTCAAGTTCCTTGCGCATAGGCCCGTCACCATAGACGTGGAAGTCGAGGTACGGGAAATGCTTGGCGAGTAGGACAAAACGGTCAGGTGCTTTTTCTTTACTCAAGCGCCCGACAAAGGCGATTTCCTCTCCTGAAGACAGGGAAATGTCACGGGCGTTAATAAAGTTGTCTGAGAGTTCAGCCGGACATGGAATAGTCGAGAGAATAGGGGTACTGACCGCAAACACTTTATCAGCCAGGAAAGCGGTATGGCGATCAAGCCAATCATATATTTTTAGCTTGCCGTGCTTTTCTTCTCCACTATGAAAAGTGCTGGCGCAGGTAATGCCCATCATTTTGCAGATTGGGCGTACTAAAATTCCTGCCTTGTATCCGTGAGTATGGATAACATCGGGTTTCTGTTTGCGAATTTCTCGCCACAAGGTTGTCAAACGTCCATCTAGTACCTCACATTGAAGGCCTGCATATAGAAGATGACGCTGAATGGGGTGGCTGCCGTAGTTGTTGAGAAACACAACGGTAACTTTATTTCTGGCACTCGCTAAACCCATAGCGAGATGTTCAACATGGGATTCGATACCACCAAATCCGCGGCTGTCTAACACTAACCAAATCTTCTTTGTGTCCATTTTTATCACCCGTCATCAATGAAGAAATTGATCGATAAATATCAGGAGCAAAGTTGGTGCCAGAGTGTTAACTGATTGAAATTTAATAATTGGCTATGACGGGCTTCAGCTGCAAACTATTGAATTTCATCAAAATGAGAAACCGTGAACGGCGAATTCGTCAAAGCGCATGTCAAAATGACGAATTCATCCTCGGCACGAAATCCAATCGCTTACAAAAGTGAAACAACAAATGAGGTGAGTGGTAGGCACTTAAAATGCTAAAAGAATGCGATTTACAAATTATCTTAATGTTTCTTATAGAGTTAATTACTGCTTTCCAAGCCTGTCTTTTATCTGAAACCCTCCAAAAATTAAAATCTGGCAAACCCTTTGCAAAGAGCCCGTTTAGAACCCCCAAAAAGGACAGAGGTCTCTATGGCAAGTTATTTAGTTACAGGTGGATGCGGGTTTATCGGTTCCCACCTTGTCGAATCGCTGCTGGCAGACGGTCATCATGTGAGAGTTGTTGATAACCTTTCTACTGGCTACCGCACCAATGTGCCAAGACACTGCGAGCTTAGAGTGGCTGATATCTGTCAGCCCGGAATGTTAGAAGAAGCGATGAAAGAAATGGACGGCTGCTTTCACCTTGCCGCCATCGCCTCTGTCGAGCGCTCAAATGAGGAGTGGATTGAGACCCACGATATTAATCTGACTGCCAGCATTCGCGTGTTTGAAGCTGCGCGTACTGCTAAAACCCCAGTGGTTTATGCTTCTTCAGCTGCGGTTTACGGCGATAACGCTGACATGCCGTTATCTGAACGCTCTATCCCCAGACCGCTCACTGCTTACGGTGCCGATAAGCTGGGTTCAGAGTTGCACGCCCGAGTCGCTTCGATGGTACATGGTGTTCCGACGACGGGCTTGCGTTTCTTTAACGTGTTCGGCCCGAGACAAGACCCGAAGTCACCCTACTCTGGGGTTATCTCTATCTTTGCAGATAAGATTATGGCCTCGCAGCCTTTGACCATATTTGGGGATGGTGAGCAAACCCGTGATTTTATCTATGTAGGAGACGTAGTACGTTTCCTTCGCGGAGCCATGTCGACTGTCTCAACATCGCCTGAAGTATTTAATGTTTGTCGCGGTGAAGCTTTGTCAGTTAACCGTCTAGCAACAACTTTAATGTCCTTGACCGGAACGGAGGTTGAGATTTCCTACCTTTCTGCACGCAAAGGCGATATTCGCACGTCTATTGGAAGCCCGATGCATGCCAAAAAGGAGTTGAGATTGAAGGCGCAAACCTCGGTGACAGAGGGTTTGAGGAAGTTGATTACTTATCTGATTGAAGAAGGAGAGCGCTCTGTTGGTTAAGTTCAGGAAAGCGTTCAAAAGAAACGCCGCCCAAAAGCGGCGTTATAAGGGTCTGCTTATCTTTGGCGGTTTATCCAAAAACGGTTTTGGTAGAACCCCTCAGGCAGCTTTTGTGACGACTTTCTCCTCCGTTATTGGTTTCTCATTCAAGTCTGCTAGACGCCGAAGCCTCTGCCTTGAATAAAATCGTCACAAACTGCTGAAAAAGTCATCACCAAAGATAAACATACTCTGCAGGCTGGCTCAGGCTTCGTCGGTTTCCCACGCTTGTTTTTTTCGATACAAAGTCGAAGGGCTGATCTGCAGCAATACTGCTGCCTTCAGGACATTCCCATCACAGTAAGCGATGGTTTTCTGAATGGCTTCGCGCTCAATTTCGCTTAGCGGACGAATGTCAGAGTCTGGCGCTATCTCCTCACTTGAAATCTCCGAATTGACCTCAGTGGGCGCAGGTTCAGGTTTCATGGTTTGGGTGATCGAGCGTATTTCCTGATCGCTCAGCGTTTCGTTTAGCGGTGGTGGTAATTGCTTAATGGTCACAGATTCACCATCGTGAAGCACCACCACGTTACGCACCACGTTCTGAAGTTGGCGGACATTGCCAGGCCAAGGGTAGTGACGCAACACAACTTCTGCCTCAGGTGAAAAACGGGTGAACTGCTTACCTTCTTCTTTGGCATAAGACACAAGAAAGCTGGTGGCAATGGATAGAATGTCATCGCCACGTTCGCGAAGTGGTGGCATAGCAAGAGGCACAACATGCAAGCGGTAATATAAATCTTCACGGAAGCGGCCTTCGGCGACTTCCTTCATGGGATCCCTGTTGGTGGCGCAGAGAAAGCGGATATCTACGGTTTCTTCTTTGCTGGCACCGACTTTCTGGTAACGTCCAGTTTGAATAAAGCGAAGCAGTTTTTTTTGTAATTCCAAATCCATTTCGCAGATTTCATCAAGGAATAGCGTGCCGCCATTGGCTTGTGCCGCAGCGCCTTTCCTGTCGTTGCTTGCACCTGTAAATGCGCCCTTCACATGACCAAAAATTTCGCTTTCCATCAAGTCATGAGGGATGGCGCCACAGTTTAGGGCAACAAAAGCTTCACCGGCTCTTGGGCTTTGGTTGTGAATGGCTTCGGCACACACTTCTTTACCTGTTCCGCTCTCACCGGTGATAAACACGGTCGCCTTGCTTGGCGCAGCAGAGTCAATGATGCGGTAAACGTTCTGCATAGGTAGACTGGCACCAATAAACCCATGGTAGGTGTGGCGCTCAAAGCTACTTTGAAGATCTTCAACCAGTCCTTGCAGACGGGCATGCTCAAGGAGATTTTTGATGGTAGTTTTTAGTCTCTCTGCACTGACAGGCTTTTCGAGAAAGTCGACCGCACCCTGACGCATCAAATCTACTGCCGTGTTTAGCGTGCCGTGGCTGGTAACAATGATGACAGACGAAGGCAGACCCTGTTTCTTAATCCATTGCAGGATTTCTTCGCCAGGCATGTCTGGAAGCTTTAAGTCGAGGAGAATGAGATGAGGTGTGCTCTCCTGGAGGTAGTCGAGCGCTGCCTGTCCAGTTTCTGCACAGGCGAGTTCAATTGGCTCGTTCGCCAAGTACTGTTTGTACAGATTGGCGAGCGGTAGCGAGTCTTCAATGACCAGCACACGGTACGTTGACTTCATGTGATCTTATTCCTCTTTATCGTCATCTTGCTGCGTACCCTTGCTGGGAAAGATGACCTAAGTTTTTGTTTTATATTGAGTGTAAGACAATTTGATCTGGTCACTGCTCAGAAAAGCCTTTTTCTGCCCTAACTTCTAAAGCTGCGAAAGATTTTTCTGCAACCTCAGCAATGGCTTGGGCGCTCTCGAGTGCCAGCTCAAAGTTCTGGTCAATACAGTGTTTTTCAATATTCCGGCAGAAAAGACAAAGTTGCTTGTTGCCGTGCGCAGCGGCGCTACTACCCAACGTGTGGGCTTCAAATTCGAGCGCATAATGGTTGGCGTCCGATGCTGCAGTCGTGATTGTCTCAATCCGCAGGCGAGCATCTTTGATGTAGAACTTGATGAGATCTGGAACCAAATCTGCTGATGTGTCTCTGGCAAGCTGAACAAGCGTCGGCTCATCGACAATAGGTTCGTCAACAAGGGTCTCATCAACAACAGGTTGCTCCGTCGCTGTCTTTTCTCTGATAGCTTCCGTTGAGACGGCTTCTTGATGTGGAGAAACGAGTTGTTCCTCTTTGTCGATGGTGTTTTCAATAGATTCTGGCTTAGCTTCAGCATTGTCAGGTTGCCAACGTGCAAGACAATCCAGAATTGACTGGCGAGTGAAAGGCTTGGAAACAAAGTCATCCATACCAAGCTGTATAAAGTGTTCGCGATCTCCGCGCAGTGCATGTGCTGTGAGCGCGACAATAACGACATCTTTGGTAGGTGAGCCCATGGCTCGGATTTTTTTGGTTGCTTCCATGCCGTCCATGCGTGGCATAGATATATCCATCAGCACGATGTCGTAAGGAATACGGGATACGGCCTCGACGGCCTCTTCGCCATTGCTGACGATGTCGACAGACAAGCCAGAGAATTCCATCATGGTACGAAGAACAATCTGATTAGCGGGATTGTCTTCTGCGACCAAAATGCGCAGGGAAGACGAAATATTATTGTCGACTTGCTGCTTACGTTTATTGGTGGCTTCCAGTGATTGCTGATCATCAGCAATATCAAGCTCAATGGTGAAGGTAAACACGGATCCTTTGCCGACCTCACTCATCACCGAAATCTCCCCATGCATTTGGCTGACCAGCTGTTTACATATAGCGAGTCCCAGACCACTTCCCTCGTGAATCCGGTTATAGGTCGCTTCAGCCATGGTGAATTCGTCAAACAGCGTCGGAATGTGTTTCTCATCTATGCCGATCCCTGTGTCTTTAACATCGAACTGAAGCTGCACAGAGTCTGGACGGCGGTGGAGGCATTTGAGCGTAATGCTAACCGCTCCGGCATTGGTGTATTTCACGGCATTTGAAAGCAAGTTAAGCATGATTTGGCGTACCCGATCGCCGTCGCCCACCAGGTACTTGGGAACCCCCTCCACAATGCGGGATGTTAGTTGAAGGTGTTTGTTTTCTGCCTGCGGATACACGATGTCGACCGTATGCTCAAACAGGTCGTACATATTGAAGGGGTTATTTTCGAGCGAGAGTTTGCCCGCTTCCATCTTCGAGAAGTCGAGAATGTCGTTGATGATGGCAAGTAGCAGCTCACCGGACTCGCGCGCCGTCTTCACCAGTTTTCGCTGGAGGTCATCAAGCTCGGTTTCTTTAAGAAGTCCCAACACGCCTAGTACACCGTTCATTGGCGTGCGAATTTCGTGGCTCATGGCGGCGAGGAAACGGCTTTTTGCACGGTTGGCGTTCTCAGCGGCAAGTTGCATTTCCTTGAGTTTTTTCTCCCCTCGTTTTTGGCCAGTTAGGTCAAAGAAGTGCGCAACATAATGTGTGAGGTCACCGCTTTCATCGGTAATTGAGGTGATGGCCATATGGACTGGAATTTCGTGTCCATCTTTGTGGCGCAAGCGCATGTCACCATCCCAGCTTCCTTCAGAGTGGAGAATTCGCCAGATCTTCTTGTGGAATCCCAAGTCTTCTGGGTTTGCACTGAGTGACCTTGGTTTTTCCCCCTCGACTTCTTCGCTTTGGTAACCGGTGATGGCGGTGAATGCAGGGTTGCTTCGAATAATGTGCCCTTTGTTATCTGCGATGAAGACCGGTTGAGACGTCTCGAAGGCATGTGCGGCTATTTTGAGCTCGGTCTGATTCTGCAGGCGTTGAGTGATATCACGAATGTAGGAAACGAAAATATGTCCTTTTTCGGTCTTCGCGGCGGAAATAGAAATCTCAATCGGAAACTCCCGCCCGCTACGCCGAATCGCTGGGAGCTCTATACGCTTATTGAGCACGGGGCCTTGACCAGTTTCAAGGAAATGGCGCATGCCTTGAATGTGCATGTCGCGCATTGGAGGAGGGATGATGGTGTCTGCCATGGACTGGCCGACAATGTCATCGCGATCCCAACCGAATATCTGCTCAGCAACGGGGCTGAACTCAATGATGATGTCTTGATCGTTGGCGACTATGATTGCGTCGTGTGACGCTTTGTAAATAGCTTCGCTTTGTTCCTCGATTTGCCGCGCTTCGCTGTAGGAGTAACGCTGTTCTTTCAAAGAGCATTGAAGCTGGGTATAACTTTGCTCTAGCTTGTCTTTTGTATTGAGAATCAGGTCAACTGTTGCGCTGATGTCATCTGAGTAGTTAATCAGTTTCACGTTGTCTGGGTCGGTGTTCATGCTCTGGAGATGGTTCAAGCGTTTTAATGGACGCATGGCGCCGACCATCATGAAATAGAGGGTCAAAATGGCAATGACAGCGATCGCGATGGTGCTGAAAATAATGATTTGGCCGAGTTCAGATGAGGCCGACTCAAAATGTTGTGCTTGAAAGCCAATCACTGCATCGATATTGGGAACCGGACTTTTCTCAATAGGAACCGCAACCGTGGTGACTTTGATAGTCGGGTCGCGGCTTGAGTGAGAGTGAGCCCAAATATCACCGCCGTTTTCAATTGTAAGGTATAGGATCCCTGGCTGTTTGGTGATTTCGTCAGCGATGCGTTGAAGGCCAGCAAGGTCACGGCGCTCGAGATAGGGCAGAGTGGTTAAGGTAACCAGCTGGGAAATATGCGCTTCGAGATGATAAACATCATGTTCT
Proteins encoded:
- a CDS encoding glycosyltransferase family 4 protein; its protein translation is MDTKKIWLVLDSRGFGGIESHVEHLAMGLASARNKVTVVFLNNYGSHPIQRHLLYAGLQCEVLDGRLTTLWREIRKQKPDVIHTHGYKAGILVRPICKMMGITCASTFHSGEEKHGKLKIYDWLDRHTAFLADKVFAVSTPILSTIPCPAELSDNFINARDISLSSGEEIAFVGRLSKEKAPDRFVLLAKHFPYLDFHVYGDGPMRKELETSAPANVVFHGAQTDMRRVWPSIGLLVLPSRAEGLPMSSLEAMARGIPVAAFNVGALDKLIEHDKNGWLLKQGDVTSMVDVVHDWRNSDPQKRSMWQLNAISTVKEHYSAEAVVPKLLKAYSL
- a CDS encoding NAD-dependent epimerase/dehydratase family protein; this encodes MASYLVTGGCGFIGSHLVESLLADGHHVRVVDNLSTGYRTNVPRHCELRVADICQPGMLEEAMKEMDGCFHLAAIASVERSNEEWIETHDINLTASIRVFEAARTAKTPVVYASSAAVYGDNADMPLSERSIPRPLTAYGADKLGSELHARVASMVHGVPTTGLRFFNVFGPRQDPKSPYSGVISIFADKIMASQPLTIFGDGEQTRDFIYVGDVVRFLRGAMSTVSTSPEVFNVCRGEALSVNRLATTLMSLTGTEVEISYLSARKGDIRTSIGSPMHAKKELRLKAQTSVTEGLRKLITYLIEEGERSVG
- a CDS encoding sigma-54-dependent transcriptional regulator; the protein is MKSTYRVLVIEDSLPLANLYKQYLANEPIELACAETGQAALDYLQESTPHLILLDLKLPDMPGEEILQWIKKQGLPSSVIIVTSHGTLNTAVDLMRQGAVDFLEKPVSAERLKTTIKNLLEHARLQGLVEDLQSSFERHTYHGFIGASLPMQNVYRIIDSAAPSKATVFITGESGTGKEVCAEAIHNQSPRAGEAFVALNCGAIPHDLMESEIFGHVKGAFTGASNDRKGAAAQANGGTLFLDEICEMDLELQKKLLRFIQTGRYQKVGASKEETVDIRFLCATNRDPMKEVAEGRFREDLYYRLHVVPLAMPPLRERGDDILSIATSFLVSYAKEEGKQFTRFSPEAEVVLRHYPWPGNVRQLQNVVRNVVVLHDGESVTIKQLPPPLNETLSDQEIRSITQTMKPEPAPTEVNSEISSEEIAPDSDIRPLSEIEREAIQKTIAYCDGNVLKAAVLLQISPSTLYRKKQAWETDEA
- a CDS encoding PAS domain S-box protein, producing MKIRIRAVLNVAIIFSVILAVMIALAATLLKKEKEHDVYHLEAHISQLVTLTTLPYLERRDLAGLQRIADEITKQPGILYLTIENGGDIWAHSHSSRDPTIKVTTVAVPIEKSPVPNIDAVIGFQAQHFESASSELGQIIIFSTIAIAVIAILTLYFMMVGAMRPLKRLNHLQSMNTDPDNVKLINYSDDISATVDLILNTKDKLEQSYTQLQCSLKEQRYSYSEARQIEEQSEAIYKASHDAIIVANDQDIIIEFSPVAEQIFGWDRDDIVGQSMADTIIPPPMRDMHIQGMRHFLETGQGPVLNKRIELPAIRRSGREFPIEISISAAKTEKGHIFVSYIRDITQRLQNQTELKIAAHAFETSQPVFIADNKGHIIRSNPAFTAITGYQSEEVEGEKPRSLSANPEDLGFHKKIWRILHSEGSWDGDMRLRHKDGHEIPVHMAITSITDESGDLTHYVAHFFDLTGQKRGEKKLKEMQLAAENANRAKSRFLAAMSHEIRTPMNGVLGVLGLLKETELDDLQRKLVKTARESGELLLAIINDILDFSKMEAGKLSLENNPFNMYDLFEHTVDIVYPQAENKHLQLTSRIVEGVPKYLVGDGDRVRQIMLNLLSNAVKYTNAGAVSITLKCLHRRPDSVQLQFDVKDTGIGIDEKHIPTLFDEFTMAEATYNRIHEGSGLGLAICKQLVSQMHGEISVMSEVGKGSVFTFTIELDIADDQQSLEATNKRKQQVDNNISSSLRILVAEDNPANQIVLRTMMEFSGLSVDIVSNGEEAVEAVSRIPYDIVLMDISMPRMDGMEATKKIRAMGSPTKDVVIVALTAHALRGDREHFIQLGMDDFVSKPFTRQSILDCLARWQPDNAEAKPESIENTIDKEEQLVSPHQEAVSTEAIREKTATEQPVVDETLVDEPIVDEPTLVQLARDTSADLVPDLIKFYIKDARLRIETITTAASDANHYALEFEAHTLGSSAAAHGNKQLCLFCRNIEKHCIDQNFELALESAQAIAEVAEKSFAALEVRAEKGFSEQ